A single window of Paenibacillus sp. FSL H8-0537 DNA harbors:
- a CDS encoding integrase core domain-containing protein: protein MHNTHPKTRLLIAETGFKQSISRKGNCWDNASMETFFGHMKDELNYKDYKSLKELRLRVNAYMTHYNFER from the coding sequence ATGCACAATACACACCCTAAAACCCGCCTCCTCATTGCTGAAACTGGGTTTAAACAGTCGATTTCTCGTAAGGGAAACTGCTGGGATAATGCGTCTATGGAGACGTTTTTTGGTCATATGAAGGACGAGCTTAACTACAAAGACTATAAATCTCTTAAAGAGCTACGTTTACGGGTCAATGCCTACATGACCCACTACAATTTCGAACGCTAG
- a CDS encoding methyl-accepting chemotaxis protein: MALKNSRFIRALLTFCSLRQTAGRIVLSTLLIVIVCVSVLSFTFYAPTSNEVRSQSEKQMELNTRLLAKEVDSRMKEKQTIIKMLAEQGAELGDDKQKHIDLLAKSQKLHPEFTTILYSADTTGKLAIDSTGKEYDLSERPYVKEIQAGRAYVSDPIISKVDNQLGVGIGAPIMKDGQPVGFYTAGYPISEVVDNIARFEQGETGRALLTTADGTFIYYPDESFILNNKIADLNNPVLDEGFADAIQGNYKAIHFHESGVDQLSYLTKTDLNWIVITYVHESEFLKSVNDLLKLIIIVGLIIVVGALLLSILIALRIVHPIRQLTHGIDLLAQGDLTYRIPTKGKNDISVALHSFNAAGDQMHQLMKGVAGLSEQLTESAKQLAAGADQGAHAAQSISEAIMVVAESSERQTSSVQDGSDAAENIAVQINGVAAHSSDVSAIASEASTLATDGSAAMNQLGGKMDEMELGIRELSGTIQDLSGLSAKIGEVVGSISNIARQTNILSLNAAIEASRSGEAGRGFAVVADEIRKLAGQSMASAEQIAGFIGSIQLEIKRTLHASEQTVEQAAQGKQAGEAANELFTHIRSSVEQVADSIRSVSTAAEEIVSGTGSLVDSIRHIADSASETAAESENVSAAAQQQMASMEEVASSSAELANMAEKLRTQIDQFKL; this comes from the coding sequence ATGGCTTTAAAAAACTCGCGTTTTATTCGCGCACTACTCACATTCTGTTCCCTCCGTCAGACAGCCGGGCGAATTGTGCTATCTACACTGCTTATCGTCATTGTCTGTGTTTCGGTACTGTCGTTTACGTTTTATGCTCCCACCTCTAATGAGGTCAGGAGCCAATCGGAGAAGCAAATGGAGTTGAATACGAGGCTGCTGGCCAAGGAAGTTGACAGCAGAATGAAAGAGAAGCAGACCATCATTAAAATGCTTGCGGAGCAAGGAGCAGAGCTAGGCGATGACAAACAGAAGCATATCGACTTGCTTGCCAAGTCACAGAAGCTGCATCCTGAATTCACAACGATTTTGTATTCGGCTGATACGACGGGAAAGCTTGCAATTGATTCGACCGGCAAGGAATATGACTTATCTGAGCGTCCCTATGTAAAAGAGATTCAGGCAGGACGCGCTTACGTCTCTGACCCGATTATTTCTAAAGTAGATAATCAGCTTGGCGTTGGTATTGGTGCTCCTATAATGAAGGATGGTCAGCCCGTTGGCTTTTATACAGCAGGATATCCGATTAGTGAGGTTGTCGATAACATTGCTCGCTTTGAGCAAGGCGAGACGGGAAGAGCGCTTTTGACGACTGCGGATGGAACGTTTATTTATTATCCGGATGAGTCCTTTATATTAAACAATAAGATTGCCGATTTGAACAACCCTGTACTGGATGAAGGATTCGCTGATGCGATTCAGGGCAATTACAAGGCCATTCATTTCCATGAATCAGGGGTCGACCAGTTATCCTATTTAACCAAAACGGATCTCAATTGGATCGTTATCACCTATGTGCATGAAAGCGAGTTTTTAAAATCGGTTAATGATTTGCTGAAGCTCATAATAATCGTAGGGCTGATCATTGTTGTGGGAGCGTTGCTGCTCAGCATTTTGATAGCGCTCAGAATTGTGCATCCTATCCGTCAATTGACACACGGAATTGATCTGCTGGCACAAGGCGATCTCACGTATCGCATTCCGACCAAAGGCAAAAACGATATTAGCGTGGCTCTTCATTCTTTTAATGCAGCAGGAGATCAAATGCATCAATTAATGAAGGGCGTTGCAGGCTTATCCGAGCAATTGACGGAGTCTGCGAAGCAGCTTGCGGCAGGTGCTGATCAAGGTGCTCATGCAGCGCAGAGCATTTCCGAGGCGATTATGGTCGTGGCCGAAAGCTCGGAGCGGCAAACGTCGAGCGTACAAGATGGCAGCGATGCAGCGGAAAATATTGCTGTGCAAATTAACGGTGTTGCTGCACATAGCTCAGATGTATCTGCCATTGCCTCTGAGGCCTCTACCCTGGCAACAGACGGCTCAGCCGCTATGAATCAGCTTGGTGGAAAAATGGACGAGATGGAGCTCGGCATTCGCGAGTTGTCCGGCACGATTCAAGATCTTAGCGGCTTGTCCGCTAAAATTGGCGAGGTTGTGGGCAGCATCAGCAACATCGCTCGCCAGACGAATATTCTCTCCTTGAATGCGGCGATTGAAGCATCGCGCTCTGGTGAAGCTGGGCGAGGTTTTGCTGTCGTTGCTGATGAAATTCGGAAGCTGGCTGGACAGTCGATGGCATCCGCAGAGCAAATTGCCGGCTTCATTGGCAGCATTCAGCTTGAGATTAAGCGGACCCTTCACGCGTCTGAACAGACAGTTGAGCAAGCAGCCCAAGGCAAACAAGCCGGAGAAGCGGCGAATGAGTTATTTACGCATATTCGCTCATCTGTGGAACAGGTTGCAGACAGCATTCGAAGTGTTTCGACCGCAGCTGAGGAAATCGTCTCTGGTACAGGAAGCTTGGTTGACTCCATTCGTCATATTGCCGATTCCGCCAGCGAAACCGCTGCTGAATCTGAAAATGTATCGGCTGCCGCACAGCAGCAAATGGCATCAATGGAGGAAGTCGCTTCCTCCTCGGCGGAGCTCGCTAACATGGCAGAGAAGCTTCGCACACAAATTGATCAATTTAAGCTATAG
- a CDS encoding DUF5704 domain-containing protein: MRNFFVVMGVLLILAATGAANFVAAAVGDETIQAGEIELPPAGDITFEPLSAGYTGSKQHKHYKVVAGDIVKPKIIWTQLDDGSFRAESSESEAEGYPRLANAANMNTGADRNTNPYPVPTSFVGVTDMSLYAPRSFVDKNNEAHAMQVGEYSLSSNSSEHRFVNMHRYPGSIGDWLNAGITNKNYLVYKVTTGGPNYQISNPLGIFRPGGVLQKYGVHYIFETLLIWRGVDKQTKEIRIMGDSPASIGATSQLKAEIKTDGYKPLGWQNMTNRVTWKSDRSAVISVDEQTGLATAHSRGSAVITANWKDDGANGYNITARITLTVGATTCTGASCEASDMCVPQPGLSRSQTSITPDARGEIRADARGAEQFDVSKGIPSSDALYANVFGKAYLFDYTFDQEIGTCTFKIPVSKTYTLKWETEESDGEDADGNPRTRTVRHQESETVTTIYEVERPFSYWEITTFDAWGLKQATLNQYALPYGAITLLPNGYTAPDVQGGVTAEHMEKPPYSAKVLEGETLDGGSERPSVPSEDWTEEAEGQVGRIKVWNDRLDFDGSVIMDDVQQDDETPEPIDIVEAEEIGEDVLYESGLIIPGTRANSRDELSDGILSYESLLSINGEGDVQTFPIEGLNTVTVHTPVVNDSEAPDENRGFDQSVIPNMARTVLVLGREFSVDFDETAPHLNQLGYGNRDYARYTRNKRIVFPFDVYHGSTFYPAQTWIDYPVGAAKQTYRIPVWVPEGNYDAVTQAWAINTPDGSSAYQTDLNGDLANYGASRTLLFTVQGRISDFTITDIGDLRYETVFRTGKGSKQHSGYVYESGGRTKDREETNLASQPSRLLPIRPGSHPREAATVPHNGYPISFYFETIGSYSGKDAGIQIQPSFWFVSKQGGSAQEVDLYYDVSGPRNKLIKVGSARDQELYSRTYQLADLLRGVTTTSLSQTASYEYDYLLSPANRFGASWEKFWKHYITRKTVISAGYSLEELSYASRTLVGPSGSQVPASVNTVQALRSVQRWYGEYSLPIAPYVLPKGTNILDVAKQNGGALNGSEVAFLKNGYLMVHFDLSAYQQERKANPEIRYDAPMANMWEIEGQPLSSVSYSGQTYRFQYGDITMFESSFSVRNDFQGTGR; encoded by the coding sequence GTGAGAAATTTTTTTGTGGTAATGGGTGTTTTACTGATTCTAGCGGCTACAGGGGCAGCAAATTTTGTTGCTGCAGCTGTTGGGGATGAAACGATTCAAGCTGGTGAAATTGAACTTCCTCCAGCTGGGGATATTACATTTGAACCTCTTTCTGCTGGGTATACAGGCTCTAAACAGCACAAGCATTATAAAGTAGTAGCAGGAGACATCGTCAAGCCCAAAATCATTTGGACCCAATTGGACGATGGTAGCTTTAGGGCTGAATCCTCAGAGTCAGAGGCTGAAGGTTATCCAAGATTGGCTAATGCGGCTAACATGAATACGGGTGCAGATCGAAATACGAATCCATATCCAGTCCCAACTTCATTCGTTGGTGTAACGGATATGTCACTATACGCACCACGAAGCTTTGTAGATAAAAATAACGAGGCACATGCTATGCAGGTGGGGGAGTATTCCCTCTCTAGCAATTCGAGTGAACATAGATTTGTGAATATGCATCGATATCCAGGTTCAATTGGAGATTGGCTGAATGCTGGTATAACAAATAAAAACTATTTGGTCTATAAAGTAACAACAGGAGGCCCTAATTACCAAATTAGCAATCCTTTAGGCATTTTTAGACCAGGCGGCGTTTTGCAGAAATACGGGGTTCATTATATTTTTGAAACTCTATTAATTTGGCGTGGAGTCGATAAGCAAACGAAAGAAATAAGAATTATGGGAGATTCACCTGCCTCCATTGGAGCGACAAGTCAGTTGAAAGCTGAAATAAAGACGGATGGCTATAAGCCTTTAGGCTGGCAGAACATGACGAATAGGGTGACGTGGAAAAGTGATCGCTCGGCCGTCATTTCCGTCGATGAACAGACAGGTTTAGCAACGGCACATAGCCGAGGCTCGGCTGTTATTACGGCGAACTGGAAAGATGATGGGGCAAATGGGTATAACATCACGGCGAGAATCACGCTGACTGTGGGAGCTACCACGTGTACAGGAGCAAGCTGCGAGGCTTCTGACATGTGCGTTCCGCAGCCAGGCCTAAGCCGTAGCCAGACCTCCATAACGCCGGATGCCCGAGGAGAGATTCGGGCTGATGCGCGAGGGGCAGAGCAGTTCGATGTGAGCAAGGGGATTCCAAGCAGTGACGCGCTATATGCCAATGTATTCGGCAAAGCGTATCTTTTTGACTATACATTTGATCAAGAAATCGGCACCTGTACGTTTAAAATACCCGTGTCCAAAACATATACGTTGAAGTGGGAAACCGAGGAATCGGATGGTGAAGATGCGGACGGCAACCCGAGAACGAGAACGGTTCGCCATCAGGAATCCGAAACGGTGACGACGATATATGAGGTGGAACGGCCGTTTTCCTATTGGGAAATTACGACGTTCGATGCATGGGGACTGAAGCAAGCGACGCTGAATCAATATGCACTGCCCTATGGAGCGATTACACTGCTGCCAAATGGCTATACTGCGCCTGATGTGCAAGGGGGCGTGACGGCCGAGCATATGGAGAAGCCGCCATACAGTGCGAAAGTGTTGGAGGGCGAAACGCTTGATGGCGGCAGCGAGCGCCCGAGCGTGCCGTCGGAGGACTGGACCGAAGAAGCAGAGGGGCAGGTTGGGCGCATCAAGGTATGGAACGACCGTCTGGATTTTGACGGCTCCGTTATCATGGACGACGTGCAGCAGGACGATGAAACCCCAGAGCCGATTGATATCGTAGAAGCCGAGGAGATCGGGGAAGATGTGCTCTACGAGAGTGGCTTGATCATACCCGGCACCCGGGCGAATAGCCGGGATGAGCTGAGTGATGGCATCCTATCGTACGAGAGCCTGCTGAGCATCAATGGAGAAGGGGATGTTCAAACGTTCCCGATTGAAGGGCTCAACACGGTGACCGTCCACACCCCAGTGGTCAATGATTCTGAAGCGCCGGATGAAAACCGTGGCTTTGATCAGAGCGTTATCCCAAATATGGCGCGAACGGTGCTTGTGCTGGGACGAGAGTTTTCCGTCGACTTTGATGAGACGGCGCCGCATTTGAATCAGCTCGGATACGGCAACCGGGACTATGCGAGATATACGCGAAACAAACGGATTGTATTCCCGTTTGATGTGTACCACGGCAGCACCTTCTATCCGGCGCAAACGTGGATCGATTATCCCGTTGGAGCAGCGAAGCAAACGTACCGCATTCCGGTCTGGGTACCAGAAGGGAACTACGATGCGGTGACGCAGGCGTGGGCGATTAATACACCGGATGGATCGTCGGCGTATCAGACGGATTTGAATGGCGATCTCGCGAACTACGGAGCGAGCCGTACGCTGCTCTTCACAGTGCAAGGCCGGATTTCGGATTTCACCATCACGGACATTGGCGATCTGCGCTATGAAACCGTCTTTCGCACAGGGAAAGGCTCGAAGCAGCATTCGGGTTATGTCTATGAATCGGGTGGACGCACGAAGGATCGGGAAGAGACGAATTTAGCAAGCCAGCCTTCACGGCTATTGCCGATTCGGCCAGGCTCGCATCCGCGGGAAGCGGCCACGGTGCCGCATAATGGCTATCCAATCTCGTTTTACTTTGAAACCATCGGTAGCTACAGCGGCAAGGACGCAGGCATCCAAATCCAGCCAAGCTTCTGGTTTGTGAGCAAGCAGGGAGGAAGCGCGCAGGAGGTGGACTTGTACTACGACGTATCCGGTCCACGGAACAAGCTGATTAAGGTCGGCTCGGCGCGGGATCAGGAGCTGTACAGCCGAACGTATCAGCTGGCGGATTTGCTGCGCGGGGTGACGACGACCTCGCTGAGCCAAACGGCGAGCTATGAATATGATTATCTATTGTCGCCAGCTAATCGGTTTGGCGCTTCGTGGGAGAAGTTCTGGAAGCACTACATTACGCGGAAAACGGTCATCAGTGCAGGTTACAGCTTGGAAGAGCTATCGTATGCGTCCCGCACGTTAGTGGGCCCAAGCGGCTCGCAGGTACCGGCAAGTGTGAATACGGTGCAAGCGCTGCGGAGTGTGCAGCGATGGTACGGGGAGTATAGCTTGCCGATTGCGCCGTATGTGCTGCCGAAGGGCACGAATATTTTAGACGTAGCGAAGCAAAATGGCGGGGCACTGAATGGCAGTGAGGTAGCGTTTTTGAAAAACGGCTACCTGATGGTTCATTTTGACCTGAGCGCCTATCAGCAGGAGCGGAAGGCGAATCCGGAAATCCGGTATGACGCGCCAATGGCGAATATGTGGGAAATTGAAGGGCAGCCGCTCAGCAGCGTGAGCTATAGCGGTCAGACGTATCGCTTTCAATACGGAGATATCACGATGTTTGAATCAAGCTTCTCGGTGCGCAATGACTTCCAAGGCACGGGGAGATAG
- a CDS encoding IDEAL domain-containing protein, with amino-acid sequence MINEMIIKPGDWMNGTTGNGELMLGFVESVDASHGTVRLYVTACDNELAIGRTITLAASQVNSLRSSPLYTVQQLTQLIDLALATNDEAWFNELSAMLVTLNNGKLPQDSSLPNAHTKIFNRLGISVNGDANGL; translated from the coding sequence ATGATTAATGAGATGATAATTAAACCGGGTGACTGGATGAACGGAACGACTGGAAATGGCGAGCTAATGCTTGGCTTTGTAGAAAGCGTTGATGCTTCCCACGGCACGGTACGGCTATATGTAACGGCATGCGATAACGAGCTTGCCATCGGCAGAACGATTACGCTTGCGGCTTCACAGGTTAATTCACTGCGTTCTTCACCGCTGTATACGGTGCAGCAGTTGACGCAACTAATCGACCTGGCGCTTGCAACGAACGATGAAGCTTGGTTTAATGAGCTTTCGGCCATGCTCGTCACTTTGAACAATGGCAAATTGCCGCAGGACAGCTCCCTGCCAAACGCCCATACCAAGATTTTCAACCGTCTGGGCATTTCGGTTAATGGAGATGCGAACGGCTTGTAA
- a CDS encoding transposase, whose product MTKKHYDQAFKRQVVQMIQEEGKTALQVAEELGLHVNTVYRWVSEIKQDGGQAFFPGSVNNFV is encoded by the coding sequence GTGACAAAGAAACATTACGATCAAGCATTTAAAAGACAAGTCGTTCAGATGATTCAAGAAGAGGGGAAAACCGCCCTTCAGGTTGCAGAGGAATTAGGGCTGCACGTCAATACCGTGTATCGGTGGGTATCCGAAATCAAACAAGATGGTGGACAAGCCTTTTTTCCTGGGTCTGTCAATAATTTTGTGTAA
- a CDS encoding IS1182 family transposase, translating into MISNQQTLNLSPYVGIYDIVVPKDNMLRQIIDLVDFSFVHEELQNKYCLDNGRNAVPPIRMFKYLLLKSIFDVSDVDVVERSKYDMSFKYFLDMAPEDGVINSSSLTKFRKLRLKDVNLLDILIQKTVAIALEKEIIKSTAIIVDATHSKARYNQKSPKEILMEKSKLLRKAVYQMDEKMKDKFPSKTTTNKLEDELDYCRKVIQAVEKEEKIREYPKVKEKLNYLKEIVEDHEEHLQFANDPDARLGHKTADSSFFGYKTHLAMNEERIITAAVITTGEKNDGKQLQTLIEKSHDTGMKIDTVIGDAAYSEKDNIQYANHNELQLISKLNPNITQGTRKKEEEFEFNKDAGMYVCKAGHMAIQRARTGKKGMNNNQKNTYMFDIEKCKVCPMKDGCYKEGAKSKTYSVTIKSTEHKEHEAFQNSDDFKEKSKERYKIEAKNSELKHRHGYDVASSSGLVGMQMQGAMAIFSVNLKRIITLMKDSK; encoded by the coding sequence ATGATTTCAAATCAACAAACTCTTAACCTCAGCCCGTATGTGGGAATTTACGATATAGTTGTACCTAAAGATAATATGCTCCGCCAAATTATTGACCTTGTTGATTTTTCTTTTGTCCATGAAGAATTACAAAATAAATATTGCCTTGATAACGGTCGCAATGCAGTACCTCCTATACGTATGTTCAAATATTTATTATTGAAATCTATTTTCGATGTATCCGATGTGGATGTTGTAGAACGATCGAAATATGACATGTCTTTTAAATATTTCTTGGATATGGCGCCGGAAGATGGCGTCATTAATTCGAGTTCTTTAACGAAGTTTCGAAAACTTCGTTTGAAAGATGTAAACCTACTAGACATACTTATTCAAAAAACAGTAGCGATTGCATTGGAAAAAGAAATCATAAAAAGTACCGCGATTATTGTAGACGCCACACATTCAAAAGCGCGTTACAATCAAAAATCACCCAAAGAGATTTTAATGGAGAAGTCCAAGCTGCTACGAAAAGCCGTTTATCAAATGGATGAAAAGATGAAAGATAAATTCCCTTCAAAAACAACAACAAACAAATTGGAAGATGAATTGGACTATTGCCGAAAAGTCATTCAGGCTGTGGAAAAGGAAGAAAAGATTCGCGAATACCCAAAAGTAAAAGAAAAGCTGAACTATTTAAAAGAAATCGTAGAAGATCACGAAGAGCATCTTCAATTCGCAAATGATCCGGATGCACGTTTAGGTCACAAAACAGCCGACTCCTCTTTCTTCGGATATAAAACACATCTTGCAATGAATGAAGAACGAATCATTACAGCAGCGGTGATTACGACGGGTGAAAAGAATGATGGAAAACAACTTCAAACTCTCATCGAAAAAAGTCATGACACAGGTATGAAGATCGATACCGTTATTGGAGATGCAGCCTATTCTGAAAAAGATAATATTCAGTATGCCAATCACAACGAATTACAATTAATATCAAAATTAAACCCTAATATCACACAAGGAACTCGTAAAAAAGAAGAGGAATTTGAGTTTAATAAAGATGCAGGTATGTACGTTTGTAAAGCTGGACATATGGCGATTCAAAGAGCGCGCACAGGTAAGAAAGGTATGAATAATAACCAAAAGAATACCTACATGTTTGACATTGAAAAATGCAAAGTATGTCCAATGAAAGACGGGTGCTATAAAGAAGGTGCGAAAAGTAAAACCTATTCTGTAACCATCAAATCCACCGAACATAAGGAACATGAGGCATTTCAAAATAGTGATGATTTCAAGGAGAAATCGAAAGAACGTTATAAAATTGAAGCGAAAAACAGTGAACTCAAGCATAGACACGGGTATGATGTTGCATCGTCCTCGGGTCTTGTTGGCATGCAAATGCAAGGTGCCATGGCCATATTTTCTGTTAATCTCAAGCGAATCATTACACTCATGAAAGATTCAAAGTAA
- a CDS encoding SRPBCC family protein produces the protein MSQNHSASSPTTAVNGPELTVTRLFKASRELVFKTWTEAAHLQQWWGPEGFTITIQQIDVRPGGVWSYIMHGPDGVDYDNKISYLEVVSPERLVYSHDDHEDAEHFRVTVTFAEQDGETELTMRSLFKSAEELEKVVKEYGAIEGAKSTLERLAQQLATLV, from the coding sequence ATGTCGCAAAACCATTCAGCTAGCAGCCCTACTACTGCGGTCAATGGACCGGAGCTTACCGTGACCAGGCTGTTCAAAGCATCCCGTGAGCTTGTATTCAAAACCTGGACAGAGGCCGCGCATTTGCAGCAATGGTGGGGGCCCGAAGGCTTTACCATTACAATCCAGCAGATCGATGTAAGGCCGGGCGGAGTATGGAGCTACATTATGCATGGCCCTGACGGTGTTGATTATGATAATAAAATTTCATACCTTGAGGTTGTAAGCCCCGAGCGGCTCGTTTACTCCCATGACGATCATGAGGATGCCGAGCACTTTCGGGTAACGGTTACGTTTGCGGAACAAGATGGCGAGACCGAGCTGACCATGCGTTCACTGTTCAAATCTGCGGAGGAATTAGAGAAAGTAGTCAAAGAATATGGAGCTATCGAAGGCGCAAAATCGACGCTTGAGCGTCTTGCGCAGCAGTTGGCAACATTGGTTTAG
- a CDS encoding CdiA family toxin C-terminal domain-containing protein: MAGKQVVFKPDEVRNLQRRMIQIGADTDELRRRVSGKIASWDRPLPVLGSLEQIQRQLTSLTQEAEQMTEVISKALKGIERVQAEAAQEAKQLAKGLSGLERFDLLKRVGTTGGGSYTPVPVTFRPMVTNLIDRILRQASRDRWSSDPLVKELRRVAGLQGATAAEKLDAEMKLEAIFTERDLIAKAQTAYAVYKQFGNHLLMAEVHKQAEISREKLKELGVAESYFAPNVNMTSYFKQVPLLACDYDPSFALEGDLTTRVPLPDNARYLFMVMMAQTQGPTGELARVQLKEIHALQQTIRTAAGGLVTDVQQGQVKSGLLNVLTILQSMQALSKYDPPPKEVIVEEKPGMLEKFGQDSMRTLEIYWSVLKNQASVEWAAIKQTGNSIAEVATDLYNAHVDRANKSNDSVYDFFNNATMGLISVPGALWEEHVDRTANRNMSVSAYLDYLSLGLTGMVQGAFAPENPNSKEHVQDVIGVLGLLFSVKIKGPGGIEPTVPKSPEVKAEGAGSGRGLGFGNQLVTPDGIQFMDSFPNDKSPIEVPKTDVQKRYLEEMERLKREAEGTGNASKITVSYKLDYGEHLVEVVGFKAKPTIGIKGGHNLDNFEKYILENYGDQVKDIKQVIVAQTPHPDISGIYEIKYKLPVYDGLSTANGGKGNFTGQWKEYKNPKTVYDPKLLSDEKILKLGREAMEEGIQSNRIKIDIRPNAVSDEIVGYAEVNGEKLQFIGYKDKVTGEITNFFPVIPKN, translated from the coding sequence ATGGCTGGAAAGCAGGTCGTATTTAAACCGGATGAAGTGAGAAATTTACAGCGCCGAATGATTCAGATCGGTGCAGACACCGATGAGCTGCGGCGACGGGTGAGCGGAAAGATAGCGAGTTGGGATCGTCCCTTGCCAGTGCTGGGGAGCCTGGAGCAAATCCAAAGGCAGTTGACGAGTTTGACGCAGGAAGCGGAGCAGATGACGGAAGTGATCAGCAAAGCGCTGAAGGGCATCGAGCGGGTGCAGGCGGAAGCAGCGCAGGAAGCGAAGCAACTGGCGAAGGGACTAAGCGGACTGGAGCGTTTTGACCTGTTGAAGCGGGTAGGGACGACAGGTGGCGGCAGCTACACGCCCGTGCCGGTCACCTTCCGCCCGATGGTGACAAACCTAATCGACCGGATATTGCGACAGGCCAGCCGGGACCGCTGGTCCAGCGATCCGTTGGTGAAGGAGCTGCGGCGGGTCGCAGGCCTGCAAGGCGCGACTGCTGCAGAAAAGCTGGATGCGGAAATGAAGCTGGAGGCGATATTCACCGAGCGGGATCTGATTGCGAAAGCGCAAACGGCGTATGCAGTGTACAAGCAGTTTGGGAATCATCTGCTGATGGCAGAAGTACATAAACAGGCAGAGATCAGCCGAGAGAAGCTGAAGGAGCTTGGCGTAGCAGAGAGCTATTTTGCCCCCAACGTGAATATGACGAGCTATTTCAAGCAGGTGCCGCTGCTGGCGTGTGACTATGATCCATCGTTTGCGCTGGAAGGGGATCTGACGACGCGGGTGCCGCTGCCGGACAACGCCCGTTATTTGTTTATGGTGATGATGGCGCAAACGCAGGGTCCGACGGGCGAACTGGCGAGGGTGCAGCTAAAGGAAATTCATGCGCTGCAGCAAACGATTCGAACAGCGGCTGGAGGATTAGTAACGGATGTACAGCAGGGGCAAGTAAAAAGCGGGCTGCTGAACGTGCTGACGATTTTGCAGAGCATGCAGGCATTAAGCAAATACGATCCCCCACCAAAGGAAGTTATCGTCGAGGAAAAGCCGGGCATGCTGGAGAAGTTTGGGCAGGATTCGATGCGAACCCTTGAGATCTACTGGAGCGTGCTAAAAAACCAAGCGTCAGTGGAATGGGCTGCGATTAAGCAAACCGGAAATAGCATAGCTGAAGTGGCAACCGATTTATATAATGCTCACGTTGATAGAGCGAACAAGAGCAACGACTCGGTCTATGATTTTTTTAACAATGCGACGATGGGCTTGATCAGTGTACCCGGAGCGCTATGGGAGGAACATGTTGATCGGACGGCGAATCGGAATATGTCGGTGTCTGCGTATTTGGATTATTTGAGTTTGGGCTTAACCGGAATGGTGCAGGGGGCGTTTGCCCCAGAAAATCCGAATTCCAAGGAGCATGTACAGGATGTAATCGGAGTGCTCGGCTTATTGTTCTCGGTTAAGATAAAGGGGCCAGGAGGAATAGAACCGACGGTTCCGAAAAGTCCAGAGGTCAAAGCGGAGGGTGCAGGAAGTGGCCGTGGACTAGGATTTGGCAATCAGCTCGTGACCCCTGATGGGATACAATTTATGGACTCGTTTCCCAACGATAAGTCGCCTATCGAAGTCCCGAAAACAGACGTGCAGAAACGATATTTGGAAGAGATGGAGCGGCTGAAGAGAGAAGCTGAGGGGACTGGTAATGCTTCGAAAATAACTGTAAGCTATAAACTAGATTATGGTGAACATCTAGTTGAGGTAGTAGGTTTCAAAGCAAAACCGACCATTGGTATAAAAGGTGGCCATAACCTTGATAATTTTGAAAAGTACATTCTAGAAAACTATGGGGATCAGGTAAAGGATATAAAACAAGTCATTGTGGCTCAAACACCACATCCTGATATTTCTGGGATTTATGAAATTAAATACAAGCTACCTGTTTATGACGGATTGAGTACAGCTAACGGTGGAAAAGGTAACTTTACTGGTCAGTGGAAAGAATACAAAAATCCAAAAACTGTTTATGATCCAAAATTATTATCTGATGAAAAGATATTGAAGTTGGGCAGAGAAGCAATGGAAGAGGGCATTCAAAGTAATAGAATAAAAATAGATATACGACCAAATGCTGTTTCTGACGAAATTGTAGGATATGCTGAAGTTAACGGTGAAAAACTGCAATTTATAGGTTATAAGGACAAAGTCACTGGAGAAATAACAAACTTTTTTCCTGTAATTCCGAAAAATTAG
- the cdiI gene encoding ribonuclease toxin immunity protein CdiI → MDDEIYYVEDVQEKIMNMEAYYSTLGDGYFLDALNEFKQGKGFGIGYTSCYFAAECTPYDEEYFGDSGVNFTTTPPVTSVEVYAIVDNELFFDYLVKVARNYLSGHPQKIELVESCLAQIKEKLNL, encoded by the coding sequence ATGGATGATGAAATTTATTATGTAGAAGATGTACAGGAAAAGATTATGAATATGGAGGCATATTATAGTACTTTAGGGGATGGCTATTTTTTAGATGCTCTTAATGAATTTAAACAGGGTAAAGGATTTGGTATTGGTTATACCAGCTGCTATTTTGCCGCAGAATGCACTCCCTATGATGAAGAGTATTTTGGAGATAGCGGAGTGAATTTTACAACAACTCCCCCAGTGACTAGCGTAGAAGTGTATGCAATTGTGGATAATGAGCTGTTTTTTGATTACTTAGTTAAAGTAGCTCGGAATTATCTATCAGGACATCCTCAAAAAATTGAATTAGTTGAAAGTTGTTTAGCCCAAATCAAGGAAAAGTTAAATTTATAA